The Pseudanabaena yagii GIHE-NHR1 genome segment CATGTATACGCCTTAATTATGTAAATATAACTTTTATATAACCTTACTCTTGTCATTCTAAGATGTTTTACGCTTCGTGGTATTTTGTTGTGAGTTTTGATTTTTGTTATTTTTGCCTCTAGTCAGCCCTATCAGAATCAAGTAAGCTCTATATCTATGGTTTTTCGTCAAAAAGCAACAATTTACTGAAACTAGAATAAATATATTAGTTTAATACTTATTCTAACTATCTGTAGGAGTTGCTCCATCCACGTACATATGTATACTTCCTAAACCAGCGTGTTTTTACTCTCAACTTCCGTACTTCTTGCAAATTGGCAACAAAAATCAAACAAAGAAGTCCTTTAACCGAGGATAATCCAAATTTTATAAAAGCATTAGCTGGTAATACTTTTATAAAAAAATTTGATTTTGTTAGAGATATGCATGGTTATATTGATACCGTTTTTTAGTTGGAAATTATGAAAATTGCTTTAGTTCACGATTATCTTACGCAACGAGGTGGCGCTGAAAGGGTATTTGAACAATTATGCAATTATTTTCCAACTGCTGATGTCTATACATCCATATATGACCCCAAAACCACAATTGATTTAGGCGATCGCCAAGTCAATACTACATTTTTACAAAATATTCCTGCAACTCGAAAATACTTCCGTTTATTTGCACCTTTTTATTATGCAGCCTTTCGATCATTAAATCTTAAGGAATATGACTTAATTATCAGTAGCAGTTCGAGTTTTGCTAAGGGGGTGCAAAAACGAGCCGATGCAATTCACATTTGCTTTTGTCATAACATCACTAGATTTTTATGGGACACCAACACTTACTTGAGGGAATATGGAGCCTATAGCCTGCTACAACCGTTAATTGAACTGGTTTTTAAAATCATGCGTCGTCAGGATTTTGTTTATGCTCAATCTCCTGACTATTACATTGCTAATTCCACAACGGTTGCTCAACGTATCCGTGACGTATATAAAAAAGAAGCTATTGTTATTAACTATCCGATCGCCGATCACCGTTTTACCTTCTCAGATCAAAAAAGTGATTATTCTCTAGTCTGTTCACGACATATCAGCTACAAGCGACTCGATATCATTGTTGAAGCCTTTAACTTTTTAGGCTTACCTTTACTGATTACAGGTGATGGTCCCAAAATGAAGCAGTTACAAGCTCAAGCCCATGACAATATTAAATTCTTGGGACAAGTTAGTGATTTAGAACGCTGTAATTTGATGACAAAGGCAAGGTTTGTGATCGTAGCAGCTTTAGAAGATTATGGACTTGTGCCCATCGAAGCTAATGCTAGTGGAACACCTGTGATTGCCTATGGTGCTGGGGGAGTAATGGATACCCAAATTCATGGACTAACAGGGTTTCTATTTGAGCAGCAAAATGCTGAGTCCTTAATCAATGCGGTCATTAAAGCCAAAGAAATGGATTGGAATTATGCGAAAATCCGTGACCATGCGATCGCTAATTTCTCCGAATCCGTTTTCTTCCAAAAAGTAGAACAGAAAATAGGGGAAATCTTTGGTAGCACAGAAATCATCAAAGAGATTAATCAAACAGCTAATAAATCAGTCTAAATAGGTCAACTAATCTGAAGCTAATGTGAATCAGCTATTATCATAAACATCTTGAGGTTACAACAATGAATATAGCCACTGTTCAGTCAAATAAGCCAGTTATCGTTGAACAAGATCCAGGATATGGAAAGATTTTTGCGGTTCTGGTGCGTAGGCGTTTTTGGCTTTTAGGTGGCTTAACTCTAGGATTAGTAATTGCTGTCGTTGTAAATATTGTTGCTAAGCCTAAGTACACTAGCTCAATGCGATTATTAGTTGAATCAACCTATAAATCCAACTCATCGTCATCATCGGCATTTATTGACTCTAATGTCCAAATTGACTATGCAACCCAACTAAATTTGCTACAAAGCTCTTCAATGTTTCAGAAAGCAGCAAATTTATTAGCTACGGAATATCCCGATATTAGTGTTAATGATTTGCAGTCATTAAAAATTGGAATGTTAGGTGGGAAAGAAGCCCCAACAAAGATTGTCGAAGTGCAATATACATCTAAAGATCCAGTTAAAACTCGCCAAGTTTTAAGAGCTTTTCAAAAAGTTTATACGGATTACAACCGTGAACAACAGGAAAAACGATTACAAAAGGGGTTGGCGGGTATTGATGATCAAGTTGAGAAAGTACGCAAAAGTATTGCTGATGTAACTGAATCACTCCAAGAATTTCGTCGTAGAAATAATTTATTTGATGCTAACCAAAGAGTAACCGAAATCACATCAGCTTTAAGTGGCATTGAACAACAGCAGCGCAATACTAAATTAGAATATGAACAAGCAAATACTCGATTAGCATCTCTGCAACAAAAGCTAAATTTATCACCACAAGATGCTGTATTACTCACCCGTCTCAATCAGTCACAGCGCTATCAATCCCTAGTGTCGGAAATGCAAAATACGGAAGTTGCACTTAATCGTGAAAAAGCAAGATTTAAAGATGATAATCCCATTGTTGAAGCTCTAAAATTAAGATTTAATCAACAGCAAGCAAGCCTTGAAGAAGAGCGCAAAAGTATCTTAGGGAATGCAAATTTAGCCTCTTCTTCTAAATGGAATGGGGATCAACTTAGCGGAATTGATCTAACCCTAGCATCACAAATCGTTGAAACGCAGACTCAACTTACACTCTTACAATCACGCCTTAATTCTCTAGCAAATCAGGAAAAGTTGTTGCGTGCTGAAATGAATCGATTACCTAAGTTACTAGGTGAATATGAGTCATTAAAGCCAAAGCTCCAAATTCAACAGGATACTTTACAAACATTACTTAAAAATCGGCAAGAACTCAGTCTAGAAATTGCTCGTGGTGGTTTTGATTGGCAAGTTGTCGAGGAACCTACTCTAGGATTTACAGATGCCACGGAGACTTTACGCAGAAATTTATTACTAGGGATAGTCGCGGGTTTATTTATTGGTGGTGTAGCCGCCTTCGTTAGAGATATGCAAGATGATACTGTCCATACTTATGATGAACTGGAGCAACAAATATCTTCTCTGTTTCTCCTAGGTATGACTCCGCAGTACCTACAGGATGCATCAAGCTCTAACTTTCTACCTCAATTTCTCAAAGGACAATCAGTTTCTCCACTGGCAATTGAGATTATTCAGTGGTTGCCCTTTCGAGAGTCTTTGGATCTAATTTATAAAAATATTCAGTTAAATATTTATTCTCAGGAAAATGCTGTGCGATCGCTAGTGATTACCTCAGCATTACCGAATGAAGGTAAATCAACGATCGCCCTTGGCATTGCAACCAGTGCGGCAAGACTACATCAACGGGTATTACTTATTGATGCTGATATGCGATCGCCAACTCTACATAAAAAACTAAACCTGCCCAACGAAAGAGGACTATCGACGTTATTAGCTAGTAAGGGTAATGTAGTTAGCCGCGATGTGATTCAATCTTCTAGCACTACTATCGACATTCTCACATCTGGTCCCATTCCTAGTGACTCTGTGACTCTATTAAGTTCTGAATGGATGCATAAGTTGATGGAGAGTTTTGAGCAAGACTATGACCTTGTAATTATTGACTCACCGCCAATCCTAGGAACTGTTGATACGATGCAAATTGCTTCTTGCTGTGGCGGAGTCGTTGCCGTTGCTCGAATCGATCGCATTACTCGTGGTGAATTTTCTCAAGCTATCTCAATCCTCCAAAAACTTAACCTGATTGGAGTAATTGCTAATGGAGTCAAGGAACTGCCCCATAGCTATAAATCTGTAGCAGTTGATGATGAAGAGATAGATGAAGATGACGACGAAGAGGAATAATGCAATTAGGATAATTTAAAACGTTCTTTGAGAGAGGGCGTGCGTAGCACACCCTCTCTCAAATTCCAGAAACAAAAGCCCTGCTTAGCAGGGCTTTTGTTTCTGGAATAGTAAAATTTGCAAGTTTAGCTCGAACTGAAGTTAAAAACTAGCCCAAAATCCTGTAATGGAAGCAAAGTAAGCTTTTGACGGATTACACCTAGCTACTTACATTGCTCCTTGAGAGTAAATATAACTTTTCTATATAACTTTTCTATAACTTTAGGTATGACCTTTTAGTAACTTATAGTGGTTGCTATGCGCGGGGAATCGAGAGATAAGTATATTCAGTAAAAGCTAATACTTAAGTCAAAACGTACTACACCTAAGTTAAGTTCATTTTGATTATGTATAGTTGCACTTTTGTCAAGCAAGAACCTTACTTAGCCCTATCTAGTGAGTTCCTACTTGTAAAGTGCAATTGATATAGAGTTCCTGTATGACTCCTACTAAATTACTGGAACTCTACTTCATTTAAATCACAAGTTTATGGATTAAGTTTTTAAGTTTATTTCGTTGTCAAGACAATTCAAATCAATATCTGCATTTACGAGACATAAGGTTAATTGAGAGGAAGGACATGATTGGTCTTGTTACAAATAAGCTTCAGGTATTTCAAGTTTCAGAAGGTGTGAAAGAAACTACTTTGCTGGCTAACTTAAAAATTCGAGTTAAGGAAGGAAGAGCTTTCATGAATTCAGTTTTTAATAACAACCTCAAGAAGCTTGTCTTACCAATTACTCAATTTAATCTCGTTGCCCAAAATACAAACAAGCGTGATGTGAATTTGGTTTATGCCAAGCCTGAAATTGGCGAAGCAAGACTGCGAAACTTGGCTGATGTTTGCCAAAGATCTGATAAGACTGTATTACTAGCACTTCCTCACGCAGATGAATTGCCCCAAAACAATAAGGCGATCGCATGGAATGTGAAGCGAATCATTGACTGGCTTGCGGCTTTGGTAATTCTGATGATTCTTAGCCCAGTCATGCTATCACTAGGAGCAATTATCGCTAGCACCTCTAGCGGTTCTGTGTTCTTTCATCAATGGCGTGTGGGTGAGCAAGGAAGACTATTTCGGATCATTAAATTCCGCACCATGATTACAGATGCTGACAAATTGCATCATTTAGTCATGACAGGTCAGACAGGCTTGCATAAATGCGAAGATGATCCTCGTATTACTCCCGTCGGTCGCTGGATGCGTAAATATAGCCTTGATGAACTACCTCAACTTTTTAATGTTTTACGTGGTGAAATGAGTCTAGTTGGTCCTCGTCCTTGGGCTTTGTATGACGCTTTACGCATTAATGGTAATGGTAAGAGAAGATTGCAATCTTTACCTGGCGTAACAGGGGCTTGGCAAGTAAGCGCTCGTTCTACCATGCTTGACCTAGATGCAGTTACCGAATGTGATCTCAGCTATCTTCGCAACTGGAGTCTATGGTCAGACTTAAAGATTTTGTTGATGACCGTACCCAAAGTATTATCTGGATTTGGCGCTTTTTAGGATTTGGTGATATCTAGCTTCTTAGTAATTCAGGAAGCTTATTCCTAAGTTTGTATTCGTCATTCGTCAGTCAAAGGTTTGCCTATGTATATGCATAGGCTTTTCTCTAATCAAACAAATAGAGGCAGCGCTTAGCGCTGCCTCTATTTGTTTGGATGCAATCTTGGATGCATGATTGATTGTATTTGCGTATTGCCAAGTAAATGTGTGGTGATAATTGCCTGTGCTTTTTTGGGGTTAATGTGCCAGTAATATACATTGTCTGGTAAAACAACAACCATTGGTCCAGATCCACATAGACCTAAACACCCAGAAGCTTTGATGGTTACATTAGGAATTGGCTCTTGTTGAAATGTTGCCAAGACCTTTTGAGCACCATCTTTCAAGCAGGTGCGGTATTGGCATACAAGTACTTGACGTTTAGGTGGACTATCCACGATCGCAATTTTTCACTAGATCCTAGCGCACGATGAGAACAGGAGAGACACAATGATGCACTACATAGTCACTGACACTACCCAGCATCAACCGTTCAATTGAACCCAATCCCCTTGATCCAAGTACTAATAAATCTGGGCTTTCCTCTTTTGCCACGTAACAGATTACGTCACGGGGCTGACCTGTTTCTAGTCTAGTACGACTTTCTAGTTGTGCGGACTGACAGGTATCCTGAGCCTTTTGTAATAAGGCTTGTCCTGCACTCAAGATTTTGCGCTCAAGCTCCACATCAGGTAGTCCTCGCCAGCCAACCCAATCGCCTGTAGGTAACATCACTTCAGGGACATAGCTGCTGAGAGGCTCAACGACAGTCAACAAAACAATTTCGGCTTTGAGCGGTGCGGCGAGAGCTAGGGCTTTGTCAAGAGCATGTTCGCCAGCTTGAGAGCCATCAATGGCGACTAAGAATTTCATATGTTTATTTTGATGTTAGAGATGATATTTGTCTGTAATGCACTTTTTCTGGATTCAGTTAGTTTCGTTCGTTTATTGGCAATAAATGACGGTTAGTCGAAATAAACTGAGAAAATGCAAATTTGCGAATATCTATATAACTAATTACAGACCCAAATATACTGATATTGATCAACAAGTTGTAAATCTTTGCTGTAGTTCATTTCTTTTAATATTCCATGACAAGAGATATTCGGATTGGCTTTGCAAATTCTGTGGGTAATACTCCCCTGATTGAAATTGAGTCTCTATCAGCAGCAACTGGCTGCACGATTTTAGGTAAGGCAGAATTTCTCAACCCTGGTGGGAGTGTTAAGGATCGGGCAGCTTTGTTTATGGTGTTAGAAGCTGAAAAAGCAGGGCTTCTGAAGGCAGGTGGCACGATTGTAGAAGGTACAGCAGGTAATACTGGTATTGGGCTATCTCTAGTTGCGAATGCCCGTGGATATCGCAGTGTGATCGTTATGCCTAGCAATCAATCACAGGAAAAAATTGATTTGCTGAGAACTCTGGGTGCGGAGGTGGAACTAGCTACACCTGCACCTTTTACCAGTTCTGATAATTACTATCATGTGGCTCGAAGACGAGCTGAAGAAATTGAAAATGCTTTTTGGGCAAATCAGTTTGAAAATATATCTAACTCTGATGCTCACTATCACACAACCGCCCCTGAAATTTGGAAACAAACGGATGGAGAACTTGATGGCATTGTGATGTCGTCTGGTACTGGTGGCACTATTGGTGGTGTTACGGCTTATCTCAAAGAACAAAATCCGCAGATCTCGACCTATCTGATTGACCCTACAGGTTCGGGTTTGTATAGCTATCTCACCACAGGTGAATTTAAGGCTGAGGGTAATTCAATTACTGAAGGAATTGGCATTAATCGAGCGACGGCTAATTTTAATCGCGCTAGATTAGATGGTGCTTTTCAAGGAACTGATCAGCAGGTAATTGAGATGGCGCAGTATTTGCTCAAACATGATGGTTTATTTGTTGGTAGCTCGGCAGCCCTGAATGTGGTTGGTGCGGTTAAACTGGCTCGGAAATTAGGCAAAGGGCATACGATCGCCACCATTCTCTGTGATGGTGGTGGCAGATATCAAAGCCGAATGTATAACCCTGAATGGTTAGCAGAAAAAGGTTTAACCCCTGTGGCTAAGGGCTTGGAGTTTATTGATGACTAATGTTGCTATACCGCCCAAAAAGTATCGACGCATTGGAGTTGGTGTGGTCTGGGATCGCGATCGCCAGCGTATTCTAATTGATCGCCGTTTACCTGAGGGTGAACTAGCGGGATATTGGGAATTTCCTGGAGGTAAGATTGAGCCAGATGAGGATGTGGCAGCCTGCATTAAGCGAGAGGTACAAGAGGAGCTAGCGATCGAGGTGGAGGTTGGCGATCACTTAATTACTATCGATCACGAATACGAAACCTTGAAAGTTAGTTTAATCGTGCATCATTGCCGACATATCTCAGGTGAACCACAAGCGATCGCCTGTTCTGAAATTCTATGGGTAACAGTTGATGATTTAGATAGCTACCAATTACCCGCCGCTAACTACCAAATTGTTCAAGCTTTAAGGAACAAGATTTGATATAGGGTTTGCGTAGCAAACCCTATATCAAATCCCAGAGACAAAAGCCTTGCTATGCAAGGCTTTTGTCTCTGGGATCATAAAAATTACAAGCTTGGGGACTTGCTATTAATTAAAGTACCTGTAGCTTTGAATCCGCTAGCTTCGACTCCGCTCAGCCAACGTTAGCTGAGCGAAGTCGAAGCTAGATAACTTTGATGGGACATTTTTTATCCGCAAGAGTCTTAACCAGACCTGAAATTGTTGTAACTTTTGAGATGTTTCTTTAGGATAGGGAAGATATGGTAAATCTCGAAAATATGGAGGCAAAAATTTACTGATGGAAGAAATCAGTGCCGATCAACTAGCATCAGAACTATACCAAAAAGGGGTAAATAGCTTTGAGAGGGGCAACTACCAACAATCGATCGCCCTGCTAGAGCGTGCCCGTGCGCTAGCAATTGTAGAAACTAATTTAGGTGGTGACATTCTAATCTGGCTAGCCAATGCCTATGATGCGAATGGTCGTACTGAAGAGGCGATCGCCATATGTCGTAGTTTAAAAAAACATCCCATTAATAGCATTCGCAAATCAGCTCGCTATATGTTGGGAATTTTCACCGCGATCCCCTTGAGTAAACTGAAAGGTGTTGTCTCCGAAGTTCCGATCTTGGAATCTCCTGATAGCTATCAATCTAAACCCGCGAGAAGCAAAGGGCTAGGTGGTGCTAATCAAAAGCCATTCCGTGAGGTTCCCCTAGAAAGACCTAATACTAGTAATGACGATAGCTTTTTATGGTTTGCGATCACTGTTACTGTAGCGTTTTTATTGTTCTGGGCATTGAAATAACAAAAAACTTAGCAGTGATCCTTTCTCGGTTTCAGTGCCTCAAACATCAAACTCAAAAATGAATGGTATGCTAGCCTATACTTTTGTTAAGTTAATTAAAGCAAAGTTTAAACTCTAGGGATTATTTTGGGGCAGAGCAAAGTGCCATGCCTAATAACCCTGAGATTACTAACAAGTAAATTTCAACTATTTCTGGGAGTACATGGCGTGATGAGGCGAGCGATCTCCGCACAATGGTTTAATTTAGGGATGCACCTAGTTTCGATGTTATTTGGGCTATTTGGTCTAGTTTTTGTACTGCCCAATAGCTCCTTTATTGAAAGCTTATCTGAGGCTGGTTTGCAGGTCTTTTCATGGGGAATGCAAAATGGCGGCGCATCCTACATGATTTTTGGGGCGATCGCCGCCTTTCTGTACGGTAAGCAAACTATCGGTCTAAAGCGTACCCTTGCATTCTGCATCCCTGCGATCGGGATTTCTGTCAGTAGCGAATTACTTGGCACTAGCACAGGTTTTCCCTTTGGTGCTTATTCTTACCTCAGTGGTTTAGGCTACAAAATTGCAGGATTAGTTCCATTTACGATTCCCCTCTCTTGGTTTTACATGGGGTTTTCTGCCTTCCTGATTGCCGCAACAATTATGCGCTTTGGTACAGGATGGGGTTACAGAATTGGCGCGATCGCCCTTGGCGCATTAATGCTTACATCATGGGACTTTGTGCTTGATCCCGCGATGAGCCAAACTCCATATCCTTTCTGGGAATGGCATCAAGCAGGTGAATTTTATGGAATGCCTTACCAAAATTTCTTTGGCTGGTTTGGTACTGGGACATTGTTTATGACAGTTGCTTCGCTCATTTGGGGCAAGACAAATCAAGCAATCCTTAATCGTCAGCAAATCCTATTTCCTACCATTATCTATGCAGGTAACTTTGCCTTTGCACTGATCCTTAGCTTTAATGCAGGATTCTATGTACCAGCATTACTAGGCATTTTAGTTGGAGCATTGCCCCTAGCTGTACTTTATTTCACCACACCTAAGGGAGATGAAGATGCAGCGATCGCTAATCCTTCGATCAACATTCCTGTAGTCACAGTGGATGCTGCTCCAGTAGAAACGATTGCTACTCGTTAGATTTCCATCAAATAAAAAAGGGAGGCACTTAGTGCCTCCCTTTTTTATTTGCCTTGCAAGCTTTTCAGCTCTCTTAGAATCAGCATCAAGCCTTTGTTTTGATGATCAATTTGCTCAGAAATTTTATCCATGCGTTGATTTAACATCTTAATCGCCTGATCCTGATGATCGACCCTTGTATTTAACTCATTGATTCGCGCTACTACCTCACGCTGAATCAAGTTCTCGATTCCTTGTACTAACAACGTTTCCGTTGATGTGAGTCGATTGAGAATCATTTGTAGACTAGGCTCTTCCCTAACAGGCGGCACATCTCTAATTACAGGTGTAGCAGATGAAGAAGAGCTTCTCGAAGTTGCAGTCGATGCTGCCTGTTCAGGCTCTGTATTTAAGAAGTTTTGGATTCGTGAAACCAATACATCGGCTTCAAATGGCTTCTCCAGAAAATCAAACTCTGTAAATGGCTCAGGGACATGCTCAGTAACTTGTTCCTTGAGACCTGAAATCATGATTACAGGAACTTTCTGTAACCCTTCGACGCGACGAATTGCTTGTAAAGTTTGATAGCCATTATATTTGGGCATCACGAAGTCAAGCAAAATCAAGTCAGGAAAAGCTCGGCGAGCAGCATCTAAGCCTGATTTACCGTCACTTGCTTCTAAAACATCATATTTACCCGCCAAAATGCTTTTGACCATTTTGCGGATCATGATGCTGTCGTCAATTACCAGTACTTTCTTTGCAGTCATGGATTTGAAGAATCCGCCCCAAATAGCTATGCGAGACCATCATATTACATCACAAAACTCGATTGGTTGAAATAGTTTCTGCGTAATTGCATAGCTTTTTCTATGCTGATTGGCTATGGCTGTGCAAGAGGGGCGCGATCGCGTTAGACTTAAAACACTCATTTTCTTTCGGATGTATGGCAAAACGCTACACTATTGACTCATCGCAAATTATTCGTCGTGTCGAAGAATTGATCAACGCTTCGTCTAACCGTTATCGCATTACTGTCCAAGTCGCTAATCGTGCCAAGCTCAGACGCTATGAAGATGATGATTATGACGATCGCATGATGAAGCCGATCCTCCGCGCCATTATGGAAATGTCTGACGAAATTTCCCAGCCTGAAATTCTAAGCGACTGAAAGGCTTGAATTTGTAGTTTGTTGCGCGAAGCGTGACAAACTATAAATTCTTAAAGGAATATGTTAAATTTCACGGATCAAAAAGCACCAAAACAGCTACTTTGTGGTGAAGGCTGGCGGATTGGCTTTCGCTCAGATGTAGATATATATAAGGGTCTGATTGGGGCAGACAGTTGGGCGATCGAGCTAACTGAAGTTGAATTTAAAGATTTTTGTAAATTAGCATCGCAACTCGCGGAGACGATGCAATATATGGCTACTGAGCTATCGGATGGGGAAAAGGTTTGTTGCACGCTAGAGACTGAGGATATTTGCCTTGAGG includes the following:
- a CDS encoding response regulator, whose product is MTAKKVLVIDDSIMIRKMVKSILAGKYDVLEASDGKSGLDAARRAFPDLILLDFVMPKYNGYQTLQAIRRVEGLQKVPVIMISGLKEQVTEHVPEPFTEFDFLEKPFEADVLVSRIQNFLNTEPEQAASTATSRSSSSSATPVIRDVPPVREEPSLQMILNRLTSTETLLVQGIENLIQREVVARINELNTRVDHQDQAIKMLNQRMDKISEQIDHQNKGLMLILRELKSLQGK
- the cruF gene encoding gamma-carotene 1'-hydroxylase CruF; its protein translation is MPCLITLRLLTSKFQLFLGVHGVMRRAISAQWFNLGMHLVSMLFGLFGLVFVLPNSSFIESLSEAGLQVFSWGMQNGGASYMIFGAIAAFLYGKQTIGLKRTLAFCIPAIGISVSSELLGTSTGFPFGAYSYLSGLGYKIAGLVPFTIPLSWFYMGFSAFLIAATIMRFGTGWGYRIGAIALGALMLTSWDFVLDPAMSQTPYPFWEWHQAGEFYGMPYQNFFGWFGTGTLFMTVASLIWGKTNQAILNRQQILFPTIIYAGNFAFALILSFNAGFYVPALLGILVGALPLAVLYFTTPKGDEDAAIANPSINIPVVTVDAAPVETIATR
- a CDS encoding universal stress protein gives rise to the protein MKFLVAIDGSQAGEHALDKALALAAPLKAEIVLLTVVEPLSSYVPEVMLPTGDWVGWRGLPDVELERKILSAGQALLQKAQDTCQSAQLESRTRLETGQPRDVICYVAKEESPDLLVLGSRGLGSIERLMLGSVSDYVVHHCVSPVLIVR
- a CDS encoding (2Fe-2S) ferredoxin domain-containing protein — protein: MDSPPKRQVLVCQYRTCLKDGAQKVLATFQQEPIPNVTIKASGCLGLCGSGPMVVVLPDNVYYWHINPKKAQAIITTHLLGNTQIQSIMHPRLHPNK
- the hepC gene encoding heterocyst development glycosyltransferase HepC, translated to MIGLVTNKLQVFQVSEGVKETTLLANLKIRVKEGRAFMNSVFNNNLKKLVLPITQFNLVAQNTNKRDVNLVYAKPEIGEARLRNLADVCQRSDKTVLLALPHADELPQNNKAIAWNVKRIIDWLAALVILMILSPVMLSLGAIIASTSSGSVFFHQWRVGEQGRLFRIIKFRTMITDADKLHHLVMTGQTGLHKCEDDPRITPVGRWMRKYSLDELPQLFNVLRGEMSLVGPRPWALYDALRINGNGKRRLQSLPGVTGAWQVSARSTMLDLDAVTECDLSYLRNWSLWSDLKILLMTVPKVLSGFGAF
- the mutT gene encoding 8-oxo-dGTP diphosphatase MutT, translating into MTNVAIPPKKYRRIGVGVVWDRDRQRILIDRRLPEGELAGYWEFPGGKIEPDEDVAACIKREVQEELAIEVEVGDHLITIDHEYETLKVSLIVHHCRHISGEPQAIACSEILWVTVDDLDSYQLPAANYQIVQALRNKI
- a CDS encoding DNA-directed RNA polymerase subunit omega, which produces MAKRYTIDSSQIIRRVEELINASSNRYRITVQVANRAKLRRYEDDDYDDRMMKPILRAIMEMSDEISQPEILSD
- a CDS encoding cysteine synthase A, which encodes MTRDIRIGFANSVGNTPLIEIESLSAATGCTILGKAEFLNPGGSVKDRAALFMVLEAEKAGLLKAGGTIVEGTAGNTGIGLSLVANARGYRSVIVMPSNQSQEKIDLLRTLGAEVELATPAPFTSSDNYYHVARRRAEEIENAFWANQFENISNSDAHYHTTAPEIWKQTDGELDGIVMSSGTGGTIGGVTAYLKEQNPQISTYLIDPTGSGLYSYLTTGEFKAEGNSITEGIGINRATANFNRARLDGAFQGTDQQVIEMAQYLLKHDGLFVGSSAALNVVGAVKLARKLGKGHTIATILCDGGGRYQSRMYNPEWLAEKGLTPVAKGLEFIDD
- a CDS encoding tetratricopeptide repeat protein; the encoded protein is MEEISADQLASELYQKGVNSFERGNYQQSIALLERARALAIVETNLGGDILIWLANAYDANGRTEEAIAICRSLKKHPINSIRKSARYMLGIFTAIPLSKLKGVVSEVPILESPDSYQSKPARSKGLGGANQKPFREVPLERPNTSNDDSFLWFAITVTVAFLLFWALK
- a CDS encoding GumC family protein, with the protein product MNIATVQSNKPVIVEQDPGYGKIFAVLVRRRFWLLGGLTLGLVIAVVVNIVAKPKYTSSMRLLVESTYKSNSSSSSAFIDSNVQIDYATQLNLLQSSSMFQKAANLLATEYPDISVNDLQSLKIGMLGGKEAPTKIVEVQYTSKDPVKTRQVLRAFQKVYTDYNREQQEKRLQKGLAGIDDQVEKVRKSIADVTESLQEFRRRNNLFDANQRVTEITSALSGIEQQQRNTKLEYEQANTRLASLQQKLNLSPQDAVLLTRLNQSQRYQSLVSEMQNTEVALNREKARFKDDNPIVEALKLRFNQQQASLEEERKSILGNANLASSSKWNGDQLSGIDLTLASQIVETQTQLTLLQSRLNSLANQEKLLRAEMNRLPKLLGEYESLKPKLQIQQDTLQTLLKNRQELSLEIARGGFDWQVVEEPTLGFTDATETLRRNLLLGIVAGLFIGGVAAFVRDMQDDTVHTYDELEQQISSLFLLGMTPQYLQDASSSNFLPQFLKGQSVSPLAIEIIQWLPFRESLDLIYKNIQLNIYSQENAVRSLVITSALPNEGKSTIALGIATSAARLHQRVLLIDADMRSPTLHKKLNLPNERGLSTLLASKGNVVSRDVIQSSSTTIDILTSGPIPSDSVTLLSSEWMHKLMESFEQDYDLVIIDSPPILGTVDTMQIASCCGGVVAVARIDRITRGEFSQAISILQKLNLIGVIANGVKELPHSYKSVAVDDEEIDEDDDEEE
- a CDS encoding glycosyltransferase; translation: MKIALVHDYLTQRGGAERVFEQLCNYFPTADVYTSIYDPKTTIDLGDRQVNTTFLQNIPATRKYFRLFAPFYYAAFRSLNLKEYDLIISSSSSFAKGVQKRADAIHICFCHNITRFLWDTNTYLREYGAYSLLQPLIELVFKIMRRQDFVYAQSPDYYIANSTTVAQRIRDVYKKEAIVINYPIADHRFTFSDQKSDYSLVCSRHISYKRLDIIVEAFNFLGLPLLITGDGPKMKQLQAQAHDNIKFLGQVSDLERCNLMTKARFVIVAALEDYGLVPIEANASGTPVIAYGAGGVMDTQIHGLTGFLFEQQNAESLINAVIKAKEMDWNYAKIRDHAIANFSESVFFQKVEQKIGEIFGSTEIIKEINQTANKSV
- a CDS encoding DUF1818 family protein, translated to MLNFTDQKAPKQLLCGEGWRIGFRSDVDIYKGLIGADSWAIELTEVEFKDFCKLASQLAETMQYMATELSDGEKVCCTLETEDICLEVNGYPHAFNLHFQLLTGRRSEGLWDEGAVPFLIEAIAHLLNK